Below is a window of Anaeromyxobacter diazotrophicus DNA.
GGGGATGAGCCCCCGCTCCTCGAACCACGTCACCGCCTCCTCGAACGCCGCGCGCACCGGCGTCTGCGGCAGGCCCAGCTCCCGCACCGCCTTCGAGGCGTCGAAGAACATCCGCCGCCGCGCCATCCGCACCGCCTCGAGCGCGACCCCGGGCGGCCGGTGGGTGACCCAGGTGGCGAGCGCCGTGCTCACCGCCCCCGCGGTCCAGGCGACGGCGTAGGGGAGCCGCAGCCGCGGCGCGGGGCGGCCCGTGATCTCCGCCAGCTCGGCCACGATCTCCGCCAGGGTCATGTTCTGGTGCCCGAGGATGTAACGCTCGCCCACCCGCCCGCGCTCGGCCGCGAGCAGGTGGCCCTCGGCGACGTCGCGGACGTGCACGACGTTGAGGCCGGTGTCCACCACCGCGGCGAGCCTCCCGCGCGCGAAGTCGACGATGATCTGCCCGGTCGGCGTCGGGCGGGCGTCCCACGGGCCCACTGGCGCGCTCGGGTTCACCACCACCACCGGCAGCCCGCGGGCGGCGAAGTCGAGGGCCACCCGCTCCGCCTCGAGCTTCGAGCGCTTGTAGTGGCTCGTGAGCTGGCCCTCGAGGAGCGGGGTCGCCTCGTCGCAGGGCCGGGGGTGCGCGGCGAGCCCGATGGTCCCGACGGTCGAGGTGTGCACGACGCGCTCGACCCCGGCCGCCAGGCTGGCCTCCATGACGTGGCGCGTGCCCTCGACGTTGCTCTGGTAGAGCTCGCGCGGGTCGCGGGCCCAGAAGCGGTAGTCCGCCGCGACGTGGAACACCTGCCGGCACCCCTCGACGGCGCGCCGGACGGCGGCGGCGTCGCGGAGATCGCCGGGCGCGACCTCGACCGGCAGGCCGGCCAGGTTCCCGCGGTCGGAGGAGGCGCGCACCAGGACGCGCACCGCCTCTCCGCGCTCGACCAGGAGCCGGACGACGTTCGCCCCGATGAAGCCCGTGGCGCCGGTGACGAGCACCGGGCGGCGCGCCGAGGTGGTCTCAGCGGGCACGGGGGCCTCCCGCGGGCGAACCCTCGAGCCGCGCCAGCCCCGCCGCCGCCTCCTCGCGCGCCCGCGGCGCCTCGGGGTCGCCCGCCGCCGCCGCCGCGCCGGCGAGCTCCAGCGCGCGCTGGTAGGCCGCGCGCGCGGCGTCCGGCGCCTCGTTCGCGGCGAGCGCCTGGGCGAGCACGAGCTGGTTCTCGGGCACCTCGGGGAACGCCGCGGCGGCTGCGCGCGCCTCGGCCAGCGCCGCCTCGGGGTCGCCGGGCCCGATGGGCCAGCCCGGGGCGCGCAGCAGCACGAGGGCGAGGACGCGGCGCGGGCCGCCCCCGTCGAGCGCCGGCGCGGCGGCGCTCGCGCGCCGGAGGAGCTCGACCATCTTGCCCAGGGCGTCCTTGCCCGTGGAGGAGCGCTCGCGAGCCTGCTGCCCGAGGGCGATGGCGAGCCGGTAGTCGCAGGCCGGCTCCGCCGGCGCGCGCCGCTGGCACCACTGCCCGAGCTGCACCTGCTCCGCGGCCAGGCGCCCGCGGACGGCGGCGTCCCGCTCGCGCTCCAGCCGGAAGGTCATGGCGCGCATGGCCCCGAGGAGCGCGTCGGCGCGCCGCTCGTCGGCCGCCGCGGCGTCGAGGTAGAGCGCCTGCGCCCGCTCGGCCTCGTGGGGGTCGGCGCGCCGCGCCCAGGCGGCGTCGGCCTCGCGCACGAGCTCGCTCGCGCCGCGGCCGCCCGAGGTGCCGGGGGCGATCGCGGACACCGGGGCGGGCTCGCGCAGCGCGGGGGCGCAGGCGCCCGCGGCGAGGAGCGCCGCCCCGGCGGCGGCGAGGGCCTCGGCCCCCCTCACCGGCTCGCCTCCGCGTAGGCCGACCGCGCGCGCGCCAGCGCCGCCTCGTCGAGCGGGGCGAAGCGCGCCGTCTGGACCGTGTCGAGGGCGGCCGCGCCGGCCGCGTCGGAGGGGAGCGCCTGCAGCCCCGCCTCGAGGGCGCGCCAGGTCTTCGGAGGCAGCCGCGCGTCGACGGCGGCCACGAGCCCCCCGGGGAGCGGCGCCGAGCGCGTCACGACCTCGAGCTCGGACGCGAACGGCAGGGAGGGGAGGGCGGCCTCCTGGGAGGCGTCGAGCAGCACCGCCCAGCGCTCGCCCGCGGCCGCCTTGCGCAGCGCGGACAGGACCGCGACGGACTGCACGATCCGCGCGGTGGGCGGGAGCGCGCCCCAGGCGCCGAGGGCCGGCCCGCGCACGAACGCGGGTGCGAACCCGGCGCTGGAGGCCACCGTGAAGCCGTCGAGCGCGGCGGCGTTCGCCACGCGCCCCTTCCGCGCCACGAGGGCCCAGCGCTCCAGCGGCGCGCGCCCCTTCGGCACCGCGGCGAGCCGCGCGCGCAGCGCGAGCTCGCGCTCGTGCTTGAGGAAGAACGGCAGCGAGACGAGGGCCGCCCCCGCCTCCGGACGGCGCAGGCGCGCCACCCCCGCGTCCTCGGCCTGCTCGTAGACGGCGCCGAGCGAGCCGGCGGGGAGCCCGGCCTTCGCGGTCAGCGCGGCGGCGAAGGCGTCCATGGTGGGCTGCGCCTCGGCGGTGGTGCCGGGCGAGCCGGGTGCGCAGACGACGAGGAGACGCTGCTCCGACGCGGAGGGCGGGGCCGCGCCGCCAGCGAGCGCGACGAGCGCGGCGAGCGCGGCGAGCTTCATCGGCGGGAAGATACCGCGGTTGACCGGACGAGGTGACCCCTCGGTGATCGCCCGAATGGGGCTGCGATCGAGGGCGCGATCGAGGTTGATCCGGAGCAGGGCCGCGCCGCTTCTTTGCG
It encodes the following:
- the hpnA gene encoding hopanoid-associated sugar epimerase; translation: MPAETTSARRPVLVTGATGFIGANVVRLLVERGEAVRVLVRASSDRGNLAGLPVEVAPGDLRDAAAVRRAVEGCRQVFHVAADYRFWARDPRELYQSNVEGTRHVMEASLAAGVERVVHTSTVGTIGLAAHPRPCDEATPLLEGQLTSHYKRSKLEAERVALDFAARGLPVVVVNPSAPVGPWDARPTPTGQIIVDFARGRLAAVVDTGLNVVHVRDVAEGHLLAAERGRVGERYILGHQNMTLAEIVAELAEITGRPAPRLRLPYAVAWTAGAVSTALATWVTHRPPGVALEAVRMARRRMFFDASKAVRELGLPQTPVRAAFEEAVTWFEERGLIPRSRRRVAWASR